Proteins from a genomic interval of Microbacterium imperiale:
- a CDS encoding DUF7882 family protein produces the protein MGRFFYDNVTNSVEMDDRALAHLRLVIMTKLRRGEPLMFETSSPHGTSRRDFWLHPTISVQFQFAGSRQPQINPRWIDALMESANSADGLRMVPEPQG, from the coding sequence GTGGGCAGATTCTTCTACGACAACGTGACTAATTCGGTCGAGATGGACGACCGCGCTCTCGCGCACCTGCGTCTGGTCATCATGACCAAGCTGCGCCGCGGCGAGCCGCTGATGTTCGAGACGAGCTCGCCCCACGGCACGAGCCGCCGCGACTTCTGGCTGCACCCGACGATCTCGGTGCAGTTCCAGTTCGCCGGCAGCCGCCAGCCGCAGATCAACCCGCGTTGGATCGACGCCCTCATGGAATCGGCCAACAGCGCCGACGGCCTGCGGATGGTGCCCGAGCCCCAGGGCTGA